A stretch of the Nicotiana tabacum cultivar K326 chromosome 6, ASM71507v2, whole genome shotgun sequence genome encodes the following:
- the LOC142182024 gene encoding uncharacterized protein LOC142182024: MAEVFTAFPMAIFNENAQIPILSSDNYTEWKEKVLLTLGCSDMDLALRVEEQPIPKESSTPEDKAKYERWERSNRLSLMLIKANISQSIKGSIPNSDKVKTYMKEIDEQFVSSDKALAITLMKRLSSMTFDRSRTVREHIIEMRDIAAKLKSLEIDMSEPFLVHFILNSLSAKYGPFKISYNTHKDKWSINELLTMCVQEEEMLN, from the exons ATGGCTGAAG TCTTTACGGCTTTTCCTATGGCTATTTTTAATGAGAATGCTCAAATTCCAATACTTTCTAGTGACAATTATACTGAATGGAAGGAGAAAGTCCTTCTCACTTTAGGGTGCTCAGATATGGACCTGGCACTCCGTGTGGAAGAACAACCTATTCCCAAGGAATCAAGTACGCCAGAGGATAAGGCTAAATATGAGCGGTGGGAGCGATCTAATCGCTTAAGTTTAATGCTCATCAAAGCCAACATAAGCCAAAGCATTAAGGGTTCTATCCCTAATAGCGATAAGGTCAAAACTTACATGAAGGAAATTGATGAACAATTCGTAAGCTCTGACAAGGCATTGGCCATCACCCTTATGAAGAGGCTCTCAAGTATGACTTTCGACAGAAGTCGTACAGTGCGTGAGCACATTATCGAGATGAGAGACATTGCTGCTAAACTCAAGTCCCTTGAGATTGATATGTCTGAACCATTTCTTGTGCATTTCATTCTCAACTCACTTTCTGCGAAATATGGTCCGTTCAAAATTTCTTACAACACACATAAGGATAAATGGTCAATCAATGAACTTTTAACCATGTGTGTTCAAGAAGAAGAGATGTTGAATTAA